The region tgtttgaacctaattcctacactatttaaagccctgcctccagtccttccttgcttcggcttctagtgCTTAGAGGTCGTGGTCTACGTCTGTGTTCTATAGCTGGCTATCTTtgttcctgtgtaccagaccttggatTGTTGCCTGACAacgcgctgtgttgctgcctgcctagacctcggaCTGTTTCTCTGACTATTCGCTGCGCTGCTGATTCCTTTGCTCCTGGACGGTGTGCGCTCTCCCTGCTTGTCGGGTCAGTGGCCGTGCAACCCcaccggttccggaagtcctggtggccgcctgcacctgggggctcaactcccggggaacggcAGTCGCTTCCCatgtgaagctaggggttgtctggctgccagaccgagcgcggtgtcactccatcttcgccgtgctcagtcggggcacaagagcTCACATTCCCAGACATAACAGTAAGCCGAAGgcatgagctcgccagacaagTCCGAGCTGTCCAACCTGGCTCAGGTTCTACATCAGCAGCAGGCTCAGCTAACCTTGTTCAACGTTCTGCAGGACGTCTGCAACCAGTTACCGGCGCTCCAGCAACAGGTTGCCGTGGCTCCTCCGGGCCCTAGGGCGGAGGCTTCCACCGCACAGTtgcggcttccagaacctccccggTTCGGTGGCACCCCCCTCAGCATGCCGGGGTTTTCTCAACCAGTGCCAGATCCTGTTCGAGCTGCAACCAGAAGCTTTCCCATCCGATAAAGTAAAGGTGACCTACATCATCTCCCTGCTTTCAGGTGCCACCCTGGCCTGGGCGCCCCCGCTACGGGAGCAGCAGAGTCCGGTCCTGGTGGACCTTGATGAGTTTCTGCGGCAGTTCCGGATGGTATTCAACGTGCCTGGCCGGCCTTCTTCTGCCTCCAGGGAGCTACTGCGGATCCAGCAGGGCTCTAGGTCGGGGCGTATGCTGTCTGGTTCCGTACCTTGGCCGCAGAACTCCGGTGGAACCAGAAAGCCCTcctggccattttctggcaggggTTGAACTGCCAAATAAAGGACGAATTGGCTGGTAGAGAGATTCCCGCCACCTTGGACGCCCTCATTGCACTCTGCACCAGGGTTGatatccggttccaggagcgagtccAGGAGAGGGCTATGTAGCCAGCGGTGCAGAGAACCAGGAGCCGCTTCCGTCGCCCAGAGACGCCCAGGTTCCTCAAAAGAGGGTTCAGAAGGAGCCGAAGAGGAACCCATGGTAGTGGGGCGGCATCGCTTGCCCAAGCAGGAGAGGGCCCATCGTCTCAGGAATCGGTTATGCCTGTGCTGTGGGCAGGCCGGCCATTTCTCGAGCACCTGCCCAAATAAGCTTGGGGCATCGGGAAACGCTCTGGGTCGGCTGTCATCCCTTCCCGACAAGCTGCTCTCTGTTCCCGTCCTGCTCCGTGGAGAAGGGGTCCAGATCCAGACGCGGGCCTTGCTGGACTCTGGGGCCGGCGGCAACTTCATTGATGCCAAGTTCCTGTTGCAGTTGGGTGGTTCCACGGTGCCCTGCCAACCGGTTCTCAgggtcacctccatccagggggacaGTCTTCCCCGGACTATCACCCGGATTACCTCGCCTCTGTGTCTGCAGGTGGGGGCAATGCATCAGGAGGAGATCCAGTTCCTGGTACTTCCCCGAGTCATTCACCCGGTGATGCTTGGACTACCCTGGCTCCGACTGCACGCCCCGGTTATCAGTGGTCCACCAGGGAGATCGGGCAATGGGGTTCCTGGTGTTTTCAGCACTGTCTCCAGCCGGTCAAGGCCCCTATACCTCTCTGCTTAGTCCAAGTTCAGAACCCGCAGGAAGGGTTGCCCGGGCTGCATAAGGACTATCAAGATTTCCAGGATGTGTTCAGTGCTCTGGCGGCGGATACGCTTCCTCCCCATCGGTCTTTCGACTGTGCTATTGATCTACTGCCGGGAACCAACCCACCCAGAGGGCGTCTTTACACTTTGTCCCAGGCCATGAGGGTCTACATCCAGGAGAATCTCCTAAAGGGGTTCATCTGAGCTTCTACTTCCCCTGCAGGGGCCGGATTCTTCTTTGTTTCAAAGAAAGACGGGTCGCTTCGCCCTTGCATTGACTACCGGGGTTTGAATAAAATCACCGTCAAGAACCAGTATCCGCTTCCACTCATCCCGGAGTTGTTCGACCGCCTGCACGGGGCCAAGATCTTCACTAAGTTGGACTTACGCGGGGCCTACAACCTGGTGCGGATCCGGGAGGGAGATGAGAGGAAGACGGCATTTAACAcccatggacactttgaataccgggtgatgccgttcagcctctgcaatgcccctgcagtaTTTCAGAACTTTGTAAATTTCATATTCCAGGACCTGCTCTACACCTCAGTGATCGTCTATCTGGATGACATCTTGATCTTTTCCGCTTCTCTGCAACAACATGTCACCCATGTCCGCAGAGTGCTCCAGCGCCTCCGGGAGCATCGGCTGTACGCCAAGTTGGAGAAGTGTTCGTTCCACCAACAGAGTCTGCCTTTCCTGGGGTATATCGTTTCCTCCACCGGGTTGCAGATGGATCCCGGTAAATCGACAGCGATCCGTGACTGGCCGGCTCCCCAGGGTCCGCGGGCCTTGCAGCGGTTCCTGGGGTTCGCCAATtactaccggcagttcatccaGAATTACTCCCTCATCACGGCTCCCCTGACGGCCCTCACGAGGAAGGGCACCGACGTGAAGAACTGGACGTCGGAGGCCTTCACCGCGTTCGCCGCCCCGAAGATGGCTTTCATTTCTGCTCCGGTACTCTGCAGTCCAGACCCTACCCAGcctttcctggtggaggtggacgCCTCATCCCTGGGAGCAGGGGCAGTACTGTCCCAGACGTCGGCATCCGGGAAAAAACATCCCTGCTTCTTCTCCCGGAAGTTCACCCCCACGGAGCGGAACTATATGGAGGGGGATCGGGAACTTCTGGCGCTCAAACTAGCCTTTGAGGAGTGGCGCTACTTACTGGAGGGAGCAGCGCACCCAGTGACAGTGATAACtgactgtcaggttctcaggttcagagcccgtggggacAGGCTCTGgggcaaacgtgagcccttgggctgctgacgaggagcgacagcagcaggcaaaacccacaaaccaacactgggctagcacaccggcacaggcaaggactgcaggagccgcccagcgagccagaacacacggactggagtAAACCGGACTGGTCCTCACTGGaatggaacacactggaccggaacccactggactgcaACCCACTGGACAGcaacacaccagactggaacacactagactgcaacccactggactggtccacactggAAAgcaacacaccggactggtctgCACTGGACAgcaacacaccggactggagtaCCCCAGACTGGTCCGcactgcttcacctgcacttagccactgtcccccaggagttgagcccctgggttcaagcggccggcagggcttactggATACAGGATAACACAGGGACTGGGATACTAGAACAAGCTTGACAGTACCAGAAGTGCTCCAAAGTACCAAAGGGAAAGGCAGATAAGCCCACAGGGGAAAGCAGGGAAACCCAGCAATACAGAAGTGTTCCTATAGCGTAACCAgactgaagtgctcctaagcactaaaccaacggaagtgctcctaagcactaaaccaacggaagtgctcctaagcactacactaacagaagaatgcctaagcactaaactaacaggggtgctcctaagcaccaagctacagcagtgctccacagcactaaactaacaaaggAGAAGAGGGTGAGCCacaaggagaaagaaggaaagataaacacataaactaacaaggtgctcctaagcaccaagctacagcagcgcTCCACCGCACTAAACTAACAAAGGAGAAGCAGGTGAGCTACAAGGAGAGAAagtaggaaagctaaacacaaactaacaaaggtgctcctaagcaccaagctacagcagtgctccacagcactaaactaacaaaggTGCACCTAAGCACTCCACCAACaacagtgctcctaagcactaaactaatcaggagtgctcctaagcactccactaacagaagtgcttctaacagcaccaaaatcagaagtacttctaacagcaaaacagAAGAGATTCTAACAGCTCCAAAAGCAGaaatacttctaacagcaaaacagaagtgtttctaacagcaccaaaagggaaagcaggggagccacaaggaaaaagcagggaagctaaacacataggtcaaaagtgcacactgcaccaacactaacctggacctaaagcaaacgttgcaaaggcaaagtcagcaagttcccaggtggctaataagctcagcacagctgagctcagctgtaacaaatcacaaggcagctacgggtgaggctagctgccaaacttccacacAAGACTGGaaggctaaaatatctggaccggaatGCAAAGAGTCTGGAaaatctatggcagccaccggttctggccaccagagggcgagaggagcacaacccaaaggaaaaaaaagtcacaaatGTGACACTGACCACAAAAACCTGCTGTATCTGCAAAATGCCACCAgactgaatcctcgccaggcccggggggggggggggggggggtctctgttcTTTGCCCGGTTTGACTTCTGTCTGATCTTCAGACTGGGGGAAAAGAATGTCCAGGTGGATGCCCTGTCCCGCAGCTTCGAGGCTCCCGAGGACCAGGaggagcactactactactactattaaacatttctacagcgctactagtaTAGCCCTACCCAATGTTGAATCCGGCATGTATTCCCTCCATGCCCGGGGCCAGTGGGGTGATAGTGTGGTACATATAAAATTGAGTAGGGATAAGGGGGACCATAGGTACAGGGTGAGCGGGTGATGGGGAAGTATAGACaatggatggagaatggagtagtgagggggaacagatgctggatggagggggaagggaggacaggTGCTGGTTgcgaaggagagaggggacaggggtcagatggagaggagggatagacactggatgaaggggagagaggggattgaagctggatggaagggggagagaagatgcagatgttggatgtaactggggagagagagagaggggggcctgagtggatggaagtgaagagagagatgggccagatgctggatggaggagggagaaaaagaggagagactggatggacgtgaggagagagaagggtgagattctggatggaaagggggggacgagagagagggatagacgctggcgagagttaagagactgggaccaacacaattagaaaaaagtaaacggtcaaacaaaggtaggaaaaatgaattttatttttagtttagtataaagtagagtggtagctgtgttaataaagaaaatggaaataagatgatatctttattggactaattttaatacatttctgactaatgtttggagacccaaccctcctttctcatgtcagaatagaataccttaacagcagtatactgtcctgacctgaggaaagaggttttggcctctgaaagctaattggaaaatatatttagcccaataaaatggtatcttcatattttccattttttgttttacttgtatttgttaatttatagtatagtgattgaaatatgtcagtttttgaaatttgcatctacGGGCGAGGGAGTAGCAGTAGCGCAGAGGACAGGAAAGAACCGGGATGATGAGGGCGTCGGCTGCGGTGGTAGAAGGGCATCGGGCAGTGGCCAGGcaaggggcccagaccactctcagtacGCCCCTggatattgtttaaataaataaatgtatcaaTATCTCACCTTTCTGGAACAGCTTCATATTTACTTTTctctgtaaaacaaaatatgttttattttataaaggacaAAACATACCAATGAAAGCAATCAGTAACAAAGTACAAACAATAGCTTCAATATCTcacagtataaaacattttatattttgcatcCATAGAAACCCCCATAGCCCTTTCCCTAAGAATGGATGCAAAGCAGAAAAAGAGCATTTTCCCAGGAACtcaccatattttaaaaaagttCTGATTTTGGTGTtatctcaaagaaaacataaaccCTATCCAGCAccaagcatattgtgaagtacctgTAATACAAAAATCACTCAGGAACTATACAGCTAActataagatgggagaattggaatatattgcactgaatgaagaattctatataataaaaagcatctccaacgttctgaagctgactccgtggcagtgaagccttgaagggtttgtgctcctgctgtatcAATGTCCTGTCCTGACGTTTGCGTGCTTCCTGGTTGATCACcagcagcagtgaccaatcactagaagggaacgctgcagagttgccaggcaactgAACGCGACGTCACACGCTGCCAGaggtgcagcaagggcggggcggaccgccccgggtgcagctcccgctgccttgaacatctccctccctccccccccccgactggtgcgtgGACCGCGCGATCATTACCGCCCCCCACGACTACTGCGGTAtcactctccccctccgctcctgtcctgtcacgtcgtcgttgaacgtcgaggattccttccggtagcagcagaatcggcaatgatgtaagcgctgctttcagcctgccccggaagcactctctgtacagtttcccgcgtaggagggacgctgtccagagaaggcttctggggcaggctgaaagcagcgcttacatcattgccgattctgctgctaccggaaggaatcctcgacgttcaaagacatgacaggagcggaggaggagagcgataccgaactaggccggggggggggggggggcgcgatgcatcatgccagccagctgccagaccaaagggaaagggggtggagagaggaggatgtgaggtgccacatctaaggggaagagggaggaaggaaggaaagcaatggcagggaatgggaaaaggggggtggtgAAAGGAGTGAAagtgatgggagcaagaaggggagggaagagaaaggttggATGCATGAGGATgctggtggagagagagagaaagtggaaaagtgtagggtagagccagggacatgcaaaagagcaggagagagtcagagaaagatggggcgagaaagaggggacatggaagagagcaggggagagccagagagagatggggagagaaagaggagacatggaagaaagcaggggagagccagagagagatggggagtgaaagaggggacatggaagagagcaggggagagccagagagagatggggagcgaaagaggggacatggaagggagcaggggagagccagagagagatggggagagaaagaggggacatggaagagagcatgggagagccagagagaagatgctggatggaagaggagagagagagagagagagagattagtggaaagatgaggagagaaagaggggacatgggcaggagagagagaaagaagctgctagggagaaactgggggagaccctagctgtcagacggagaaatgctgaatgaaaggagggagaaagagggaaaatgctggaaggagggggcagaaagagggaagacactggacataagggtaaggagggaaagaggaaagacactggaaggatggggatagagaggacatgctgaatggaaaagggtcgagagaaagaactgtttagaaggaaggggagatagagggagacaatggatggaaggagagggagacaatggacggaaggattgggagagggtaatgggtagaaggatggagagagaaagagagatgatactggatggaagggtagaagagaaagacatggatggatggaggggagggaagagaggagaaatgttggacaaggatggcgggaaggaaagacaaaggaaggagatgcacacggatggagtggaagggagagaggagaaatgctggacatggatggaggggaggaaagacagaggaagttcatgcacatggatggaggggaggggagacatgctggatttggatggaggggaaattgctgaatgtaacggctggattggaacactttgagggcagatgctgaaactggagaaaggatagggacagggctacagatggtagacaggacgcataaggacacaggaggatggtggacatgttgagaaaaaatatcaaatggaaagaagacactgggaccaaagcgaatagaaaaactaaatgatcagacaacaaaggtagaaaaaagtattttattcagaatttattaactggaatatgtcagcttttggaaatgtgcatctgtgatactttgcatgtaagtttcaatttttctagtattgctgcatgctgagttcagttttgccttcatacctgttgtgtcatgtgtttttcatgtgtaatcaaggtgcagtattctactagtgtgtagtatttacagccctttttggttttttttactaggttgtgtactggtgttttagaacccggtgtaattacagtgctgcttttccacgcataaggttgtagctcatcctgtccttggaattagtgctgttatggtttgctaaggttacgagtgtgtttttgcacaaatttgtgtatagtgttttgcagtggagagattgtgtattggcattactgaggtggcaccaaatcatcggaaagggttttagagcctaaatcatgacacactacctcttgaaggatctacatatacagtgcaatccgcttaagtgcaagggcctGGGACCGAAGAAATAGATGCAGTTAACAGGAGCGTGCGCTTAACCGTTGTgagccaaagaagcttgacatctgataaacatatgaacATTACTGTTTATTAAATGTACACTCAATACAGTCTCTGGTATTTGGCTTTCTTAAAATAGTCAGTGATGGTCCTCTGCACACTACGGTGTCTTTGGGTTTCGTAGATtaagtctgccagacggtaaaatcgTTCATAGCTCTGACACCCAGTGTTCTCCAGGTAGGCCCTAATGGTGCTGAGACCCTCCAGTGCTGTAGCGAAAGTGGCAGGAGGTTGTTGGATcagtgcctcgctgctcatctgATCGCTTGCTTCATCGGTGGCCGTTGCCTGCTTGCAGGCGCAGAGCTCGACATCCGTGCTGTCACCGGCTGTCTGTATACTGCAATCGACAGCTACGTATCGTTGGAACTGCTCATtgctaacaccggctgggatgtcagcaGCCACGCTGGCCATGGCTGCATCCGTTTGGTCCCTGCCCGCATCCTTGAAAAAGCGTGCCCGCCTGTAGCATTTGATGATGGTTGCCTGTGTGAcccgattccaggcttctttctgcaggtGCAGGGAATCCAACAGGGACAGAGAACGAGCCAGTTCAATGGCACGTTTGTTATCACCAGTCTGTCCGTCCATAAGGCCCATCAGACGCCTTAGAAGAAGAGCACGATAATGGGCTTTAAAATTGGCTATGATGCCCTGATCCAATGGTTGGATCAGCGAGGTAGTGTTTGGAGGCAGGAAGACCAGCTTAACATGAGACAGCCTGGCAGGAGCATTGTGAGCAGCAGAATTGTCGCAGAGCAGCAAAATGGGACGCTTCTGTGCCCTCATTCTGGTGTTTAAatcctttagccactgcttccaaaggtCCCCAGTCATCCACGAATTGGCATTCGCCCGGTATGACACAGGGAGCTGCTTCacgttcttgaagcaacggggctgcttGCTCTTCCCGATGACCAGGGGTTCCAGCTTCTCacccccatccatattgcagcatagGAGGATGGTCAGTCGTTCCTTGGACGCTTTGCTTCCCGTAGGTGTGGCCTGCTTGAATGCCAGTGTGCCATCAGGAATGGCCCGCCAGTAGAGGCCGGTTTCATCGGCGTTGAAAATGTCCCGAGGTGCATACTCGTTCAGGATGGAAGGAAGGACCGACACCACCCAATTTTCAGCCCCCGAGTCATCAGCATCCTGCCTCTCACCGTGCTGCTTCTTAAATGTGATATTGTTCCTTCTTTTCCACCTTTCCAGCCACCCGACAGTGGCTTTGAAGTCATTTAGCCCAAGACAGCCAGCTAACTGGCCAGCTTTCTCCATGAGCAGCGGACCGcttacaggaaactgtctgctcctgacctgTGAAAACCACCGAAGGAGAGCCTCCTCAACCTCCTCAGCCTTTCCCGCCCGCTTACGTTTCCGTTGTGGGTTTCTGTTGCTTCGCCAGTCTCCCAGAAGCTGGTGTTCCCGCTTTAAGATTCGCGAAATTTGACTGGGGTTCACGCCATATTCTCGGGCAATAGATGCCTGGCTCTGCCCGGTTTTTAATTTCTTCAGCACTTCTATTCTTTCACATAAGGTTAAAGTCTTACTTTTGCGTTGCTCCATGGCACACTGTAATCGCCTTTCCTCCGCACCTGTGCCGCCTGTGTACCGTTAACCAACGAGACGTCACACCCCTTGGTCGCGTGGCAACAGAACGGGAGGGTCGGCGGGAGCATCCCCGGTGCTCTCGATGGCTCTTTGCAAAATTTCAGCAAAGTGTTGACCGGGAGCAATACCGTATGTGGCCACCGGGGGGCGCCCGCTATGGAAGTcttaaaggggttttttttgcttCCCTGCAGGCAGGCAGGAGATCCACAGGGTTGGCTAGGAAAGCCGAGACCCTCCcctccaggggaggggggggggcgacttTTCCTTTCAACAGGTCGGCGAGGTTTCTCCGGATTACTATGTTGGTGTTGCTCGCCGCCGACAGGGGCGCCTTGACCGAGAAGCCTGCCCGGGCTCAGAGGGACCTCCACGGGGCCAGTCCAGAAGGCAGTCGCCCGTCATAACCGGCCGCGGAGGGCGCGCTCCGAGGCCCCGCAGAAAGGATAGACCCGCACAGAAGTAGCCggcaagggggagagaaaggtcaCGAAAGCCAGCCGGCCCACGGAGAGCTGCCCACGGGCTCCCCGAGAGGGACCCGCCGGCCACACCCACTGGTGAGCGTCCACCGGGGGGcgctccccagaagcccgaacgaGGGCTAGGGTCCCAGGAGGTCCCGAAGGCTAGCACGCCTGCCCACGGAGAGTTGCCCCCGTGCTCTCCGAGAGGGACCCGTTGGCCACACCCGCCGGAGAGCATCCACCGGGGAGcgctccccagaagcccgaacaAGGGCTAGGGTCCCAGAATGGTCCTGAAGGCTAGCCCGTCTGCCCTCGGAGAGCTGCCCCTGGGCTCCCCGAGAGGGACCCGCCGGTGAGCGTCCACCGGGGGGcgctccccagaagcccgaacgaGGGCTAGGGTCCCAGGAGGTCCCGAAGGCTAGCATGCCTGCCCACGGAGAGTCGCCCCTGTGCTCTCCGAGAGGGACCCGTTGGCCACACCCGCCGGAGAGTGTCCACCGGGGGGcgctccccagaagcccgaacaAGGGCTAGGGTCCCAGAATGGTCCTGAAGGCTAGCCCGTCTGCCCTCGGAGAGCTGCCCCTGGGCTCCCCGAGAGGGACCCGCTGGCCACACCCGCTGGTGAGCGTCCACCGGGGGGcgctccccagaagcccgaatGAGGGCTAGGGTCCCAGGAGGTCCCGAAGGCTAACCCGCCTGCCCTCGGAGAGCCGCCCCTGTGCTCCCCGAGAGGGACCTGTTGGCCACACCCGCTGGCGAGCGTCCACCGGGGGGcgctccccagaagcccgaacaAGGGCTAGGGTCCCAGAATGGTCCTGAAGGCTAGCCTGTCTGCCCTCGGAGAGCCGCCCCCGAGAGGGACCCGTTGGCCAAACCCGCCAGAGAGCGTCCACCGGGGGGcgctccccagaagcccgaacgaGGGCTAGGGTCCCAGGAGGTCCCGAAGGCTAGCCTGCCTGCCCTCGGAGAGCCGCCCCTGGGCTCCCCGAGAGGGACCCGCCAGCCACCCCTGCTGGTGAGCATCCACTGGGGGGCGCTCCCTGGATGCATGAACGAGGGCTAGGATCCGTTATGGGAGGTTGGACTGAAAGCCTGGGATGCCCCCCTTCCCAGCGGGAGCCCTGGCTTTTTGTTTCGACGGTGCGGCGGCAGAAAGGTGTGCCTGCCTGTCTGCGCCTCTGTGCGTGTGTcggcgtctctctctctctctctctctcacatctgCCGATCGATTTGGCtacaagaacccagcaacccccccccccccacacacacacacacacacacacaaaaaaaaaaaaattaataatgttcaatggacttttccctcaggaatctgtccaaaccccctttaaattctgtaaggccagctgctgtcactacattctccagcaacgagttccagagtctaactacacactgagtaaagaaaaactttcttctatttgttttaaatctaccatattctagcttcatcttgtgtcccctggttttgttgttgtttgaaagtgtaaacaaatgcttcacatctgtccgctctactccgctcattatcttgtagacttctatcatatcacccctcagccgccttttctccaagctgaagagccctaaccttctcagcctttcctcatagggaagtcgttccattccctttatcattttcttcgcccttctctgcaccttctctaattcctttatat is a window of Microcaecilia unicolor chromosome 2, aMicUni1.1, whole genome shotgun sequence DNA encoding:
- the LOC115462086 gene encoding tigger transposable element-derived protein 4-like yields the protein MEQRKSKTLTLCERIEVLKKLKTGQSQASIAREYGVNPSQISRILKREHQLLGDWRSNRNPQRKRKRAGKAEEVEEALLRWFSQVRSRQFPVSGPLLMEKAGQLAGCLGLNDFKATVGWLERWKRRNNITFKKQHGERQDADDSGAENWVVSVLPSILNEYAPRDIFNADETGLYWRAIPDGTLAFKQATPTGSKASKERLTILLCCNMDGGEKLEPLVIGKSKQPRCFKNVKQLPVSYRANANSWMTGDLWKQWLKDLNTRMRAQKRPILLLCDNSAAHNAPARLSHVKLVFLPPNTTSLIQPLDQGIIANFKAHYRALLLRRLMGLMDGQTGDNKRAIELARSLSLLDSLHLQKEAWNRVTQATIIKCYRRARFFKDAGRDQTDAAMASVAADIPAGVSNEQFQRYVAVDCSIQTAGDSTDVELCACKQATATDEASDQMSSEALIQQPPATFATALEGLSTIRAYLENTGCQSYERFYRLADLIYETQRHRSVQRTITDYFKKAKYQRLY